One segment of Pseudophryne corroboree isolate aPseCor3 chromosome 10, aPseCor3.hap2, whole genome shotgun sequence DNA contains the following:
- the MRTO4 gene encoding mRNA turnover protein 4 homolog: MPKSKRDKKVSLTKTAKKGLQVKQNLIEELRKCVDTYKYLFVLSVENMRNNKLKDVRSAWKHSRLFFGKNKVMILALGKGPCDEYKDNLHKLSKCLKGEVGLLFTNRSEKEVKEWFNQFKETDFARAGNKATFGVVLDEGPLEQFTHSMEPQLRQLGLPTTLKKGVVTLLSDYEVCKDGDTLTPEQARILKLFGYQMAEFKVLIKSMWEAETGAFQKLSEDAEKSGDEMDDAEGEDEAVE, translated from the exons ATGCCGAAATCCAAGCGGGACAAGAAGG TGTCACTGACTAAGACAGCCAAGAAGGGTTTGCAGGTGAAACAGAACCTGATAGAGGAG CTGCGGAAATGTGTGGACACGTACAAGTACCTGTTTGTGCTGTCGGTGGAGAACATGAGGAACAACAAGCTGAAGGATGTTCGGAGCGCCTGGAAACACAGCCG ATTATTCTTTGGCAAGAACAAAGTGATGATCCTGGCTTTGGGGAAGGGCCCCTGTGATGAGTACAAGGATAATTTGCACAAG CTGAGTAAGTGTCTGAAAGGGGAAGTCGGGCTCCTATTCACCAATCGCAGCGAGAAAGAAGTCAAAGA GTGGTTTAATCAGTTTAAGGAGACGGATTTTGCCCGAGCTGGGAACAAGGCCACCTTCGGAGTAGTCCTCGATGAAGGGCCGCTGGAACAGTTTACCCATTCGATGGAGCCACAGTTACGGCAGCTGGGTCTGCCCACAACGCTGAAAAAGG GAGTGGTGACTCTTCTGTCCGACTACGAGGTGTGTAAAGACGGTGACACACTCACCCCGGAACAGGCTCGTATTCTG AAACTGTTTGGGTATCAGATGGCAGAGTTTAAAGTCCTCATCAAGTCCATGTGGGAAGCAGAGACTGGCGCGTTCCAGAAGCTTTCAGAGGACGCGGAGAAGAGTGGAGACGAGATGGATGATGCAGAAGGGGAGGATGAAGCTGTGGAGTGA